From Stenotrophomonas nitritireducens, the proteins below share one genomic window:
- a CDS encoding MinD/ParA family ATP-binding protein, with amino-acid sequence MQSREYAKLTNTFPLSATRHEPAGPVRTIAVTGGKGGVGKTNVSANLAVALAGMGKRTLLLDADLGLANIDVVLGLQPKHTLADLVAGRATLEEVIIEGPNGVLVVPAASGRRHMAELQPAEHVGLVNVFSELERDLDVMIIDTAAGITDSVLTFCQAAQDTVVVVCDEPASITDAYALIKVLSRERGVDRIQVVANMVRDPNEGRALYEKLVRVCEKFLIDVSLNYLGCVPQDDWLRLSVQRQQPVVKLYPSAPASLAINEIARRTARWQAPTAPRGGVEFFLERIIQQKVKA; translated from the coding sequence ATGCAGTCGCGTGAGTACGCCAAGCTGACCAACACCTTCCCGCTGTCGGCGACCCGACACGAACCGGCCGGCCCGGTACGCACCATCGCGGTGACCGGCGGCAAGGGCGGTGTGGGCAAAACCAATGTCTCGGCCAATCTGGCCGTGGCACTGGCGGGCATGGGCAAACGTACGCTGCTGCTGGACGCCGACCTGGGCCTGGCCAACATCGACGTGGTCCTGGGCCTGCAGCCCAAGCACACCCTGGCCGACCTGGTCGCCGGGCGCGCGACGCTGGAAGAAGTCATCATCGAAGGCCCGAACGGCGTGCTGGTGGTGCCGGCCGCGTCCGGCCGCCGGCACATGGCTGAACTTCAGCCGGCCGAGCATGTCGGCCTGGTCAATGTGTTCTCCGAGCTCGAGCGCGACCTCGACGTGATGATCATCGACACCGCCGCCGGCATCACCGACAGCGTGTTGACGTTCTGCCAGGCCGCGCAGGACACCGTGGTGGTGGTCTGTGACGAGCCGGCCTCCATCACCGACGCCTACGCACTGATCAAGGTGCTCTCGCGCGAGCGCGGCGTGGACCGCATCCAGGTCGTGGCCAACATGGTCCGCGACCCGAACGAAGGCCGCGCCCTGTACGAAAAGCTGGTGCGGGTCTGCGAGAAATTCCTGATCGATGTCTCGCTGAACTACCTGGGCTGCGTGCCACAGGACGACTGGCTGCGGCTGTCGGTGCAGCGCCAGCAGCCGGTGGTCAAGCTCTACCCTTCCGCGCCAGCCTCGCTGGCCATCAACGAAATCGCCCGTCGCACCGCGCGCTGGCAAGCCCCAACCGCCCCGCGCGGCGGCGTTGAGTTCTTCCTGGAACGCATCATCCAGCAGAAGGTGAAGGCATGA
- a CDS encoding protein phosphatase CheZ, whose translation MDGLGEALNDKSALVQRLQDALAALESGDEPGWRREIDALAALRTQPMMSGLGRLARELGQALGELPSVPSEAGELDDACARLDHVVEMTEQATHRTLDLAEECRALTERLRADGLNADQGEILERIRHNLTEVALTQSYQDLTGQIIRRVVGIVRRVHEGFGALGLPPPEEDARNQGLAGPAVNGLDRHAVSQVDADDLLSDLGL comes from the coding sequence ATGGACGGCCTCGGGGAAGCCCTGAACGACAAATCGGCCCTGGTGCAACGCCTGCAGGACGCACTTGCCGCACTGGAAAGCGGTGACGAGCCCGGCTGGCGCCGGGAAATCGACGCGCTGGCCGCCTTGCGCACCCAGCCGATGATGTCCGGCCTGGGCCGGCTTGCGCGCGAGTTGGGCCAGGCACTGGGCGAACTGCCCAGCGTGCCCAGTGAAGCCGGCGAGCTGGACGACGCCTGCGCGCGCCTGGACCACGTGGTGGAAATGACCGAGCAGGCCACCCACCGCACCCTGGACCTGGCCGAGGAATGCCGTGCGCTGACCGAACGCCTGCGTGCCGACGGGCTCAATGCCGATCAGGGCGAAATCCTCGAACGCATCCGCCACAACCTCACCGAGGTAGCACTGACCCAGAGCTACCAGGACCTGACCGGGCAGATCATCCGTCGCGTGGTCGGCATCGTCCGCCGCGTGCATGAAGGTTTTGGTGCGCTCGGTCTGCCGCCCCCGGAAGAAGACGCCCGCAACCAGGGCTTGGCCGGCCCAGCCGTCAACGGTCTGGACCG
- the cheY gene encoding chemotaxis response regulator CheY yields MNKNMRILIVDDFSTMRRIVKNLLGDLGFTNTAEAEDGHAALSLLQSQSFDFVVTDWNMPVMTGIELLKAIRNDAKLKTLPVLMVTAEAKREQIIEAAQSGVNGYIIKPFTAQTLEEKLGKIFERLAASA; encoded by the coding sequence TTGAACAAGAACATGCGCATCCTGATCGTTGACGACTTCTCGACGATGCGTCGCATCGTCAAGAACCTGCTCGGCGACCTGGGCTTCACCAATACCGCCGAAGCCGAGGACGGGCATGCCGCGCTGTCGCTGCTGCAGAGCCAGTCCTTCGATTTCGTGGTCACCGACTGGAACATGCCGGTGATGACCGGCATCGAGCTGCTCAAGGCGATCCGCAACGACGCCAAGCTCAAGACCCTGCCGGTATTGATGGTCACCGCTGAAGCCAAGCGCGAGCAGATCATCGAGGCCGCACAGAGCGGCGTGAACGGCTACATCATCAAACCGTTCACCGCACAGACGCTGGAAGAAAAGCTCGGCAAGATTTTCGAACGCCTGGCAGCGAGCGCCTGA
- a CDS encoding RNA polymerase sigma factor FliA, which yields MNNAAAQYREVQRSAANDCIARHADLVRRIAHHLAARLPASVEVDDLIQAGMMGLIEASRSYDAEQGASFETYASIRIRGSMIDEIRRGDWVPRSVHRRARDAAATIRRLEQSTGRSASASEVAEAMELPLPDYMRLVEDASRGQVLSLESRIEDQGELDTPTTGGPNPQQVLERSQFGAELGKAIGQLPEREQLVLSLYYEQELNLKEIGAVLGVSESRVCQIHGQAMLRLRGRLKIFEAADAGLEEP from the coding sequence ATGAACAATGCAGCCGCCCAATACCGGGAGGTCCAGCGCAGCGCGGCCAACGACTGCATCGCCCGCCACGCCGACCTGGTCCGCCGCATCGCCCACCACCTGGCCGCGCGCCTGCCGGCCAGCGTCGAGGTCGACGACCTGATCCAGGCCGGCATGATGGGCCTGATCGAAGCCTCGCGCAGCTACGACGCCGAACAGGGCGCCTCGTTCGAAACCTATGCCTCGATCCGCATCCGCGGCTCGATGATCGATGAGATCCGCCGTGGCGACTGGGTGCCGCGCTCGGTGCACCGCCGTGCCCGTGACGCTGCTGCCACCATCCGCCGCCTGGAGCAGAGCACCGGTCGTTCGGCCAGCGCCAGCGAAGTGGCTGAAGCAATGGAGCTGCCGCTGCCTGATTACATGCGGCTGGTCGAAGACGCCTCGCGCGGCCAGGTGCTGAGCCTGGAGTCGCGCATCGAAGACCAGGGCGAACTGGATACCCCGACCACAGGCGGCCCCAATCCGCAGCAGGTGTTGGAGCGCAGCCAGTTCGGTGCCGAGCTGGGCAAGGCCATCGGCCAGCTGCCCGAGCGCGAACAGCTGGTGCTGTCGCTGTACTACGAGCAGGAATTGAACCTGAAGGAAATCGGCGCGGTATTGGGCGTAAGCGAATCCCGCGTCTGTCAGATCCACGGCCAAGCCATGCTGCGCCTGCGCGGGCGGCTGAAGATTTTCGAGGCGGCCGACGCCGGCCTCGAGGAACCATGA